The genomic interval GGGATTAAAGTAGCGCTGGATGATTTCGGAAGCGGTCATTCGACATTAGAAGTGCTGGTGCAGCTTGTTCCTGATTATGTGAAGATTGATCGAGCACATATTATGAATTGCGATCAAGACGTAACGAAACAAAAGGAATTGATTGAACTAGTTAATATTTCCAAAGAGCTTGGGGTTACATCGCTTGCTGAAGGGGTTGAGCGAAAAGAAGAGCTTGAATTTTGTCGTGCTATTGGTATTGAACTTGCTCAAGGCTATTATCTTGGAAAACCAGCAAAAAAACCGAAATTATTAGCGAGTGTATAATATAGTTATTTAGAGAACAATTCTTTTCTCGGTTGAAGCTACAGGTTGTGCTAGTAATCTGTCATAAAAAGTAACAGCCAGTAAGTGTTTACTGGCTGTTATGTATCTCCTCTATAATCTTTGGAGTGCTATTCTCTTTTTCTTCGAGTAGATTCATACGCATAATGATATTTTGAAAGATTCCCATTGAAATCATCATGAGCAGTAATGAAGTTCCTCCATAACTAATAAAGGGCAAAGTGATTCCTGTAATGGGAATTAAGCCTGTTACACCACCCACATTAATAAATACTTGAATACCAATCATCGAAGAAATTCCAATTAATAATAGACTTCCAAAAGGGTCCTTACATTTAGCGGACAATATAAATCCACGCAGCACGATAAATCCGAGAGTAAGCAATACAAATCCTACTCCAAAAACCCCTAATTCTTCAGAAATAATTGCCAAAATAAAATCGGTATGTGCTTCTGGAAGATATCCATATTTCTGCACACTATCGCCTAGCCCTACCCCTGTTAATCCTCCCGATCCAATGGCCAGAAGTGAGTTAACAAGCTGATATCCATCATCACCTGCTGTACCAAAAGGGTCCATAAACCCTGTGAAACGAGCCACCTTATTATCGGAAAATACACTCGATAAATTTCCTGTAAGAAGTACACCTAGAGCGAAAATCCCTGCAAGGCTTACGAAGATAATCAAAAGTTTACTTAAACTTTTTAACGTCATGCCAGAAGAGACAATGATCGTACAGGAGATGAGAAAGATAATGGCTGCTGATCCGTAATCGGGCTGAGTAGCAATTAAATAACAAATCCCGATGAGAAACAAAATCGGTGGGATGACTGCTTTATCAATATTGTTAATACGATCCTGTCTTTTTCCGTACATAGCGGCAAGATAAATAATCATCGCCAGCTTCGCGAATTCCGCTGGTTGAAACGAGCTAGATCCTATTTTAATCCAACTTTGAGCCCCGCTTGAAGCATGACCGAATAAATCGACGACGATTAATGAGCCTGCAATACCAAACATGATAAACATGAGAAACTTTTTATTTTGATAAGCTTTATAA from Peribacillus asahii carries:
- a CDS encoding FtsW/RodA/SpoVE family cell cycle protein; the protein is MKRIIKAYDYPIFIAIVLLCLFGLVMVYSSSMITAVGRYNYPMDYFYEKQKIALIISFVAMIAAMIFPYKAYQNKKFLMFIMFGIAGSLIVVDLFGHASSGAQSWIKIGSSSFQPAEFAKLAMIIYLAAMYGKRQDRINNIDKAVIPPILFLIGICYLIATQPDYGSAAIIFLISCTIIVSSGMTLKSLSKLLIIFVSLAGIFALGVLLTGNLSSVFSDNKVARFTGFMDPFGTAGDDGYQLVNSLLAIGSGGLTGVGLGDSVQKYGYLPEAHTDFILAIISEELGVFGVGFVLLTLGFIVLRGFILSAKCKDPFGSLLLIGISSMIGIQVFINVGGVTGLIPITGITLPFISYGGTSLLLMMISMGIFQNIIMRMNLLEEKENSTPKIIEEIHNSQ